In Zingiber officinale cultivar Zhangliang chromosome 11B, Zo_v1.1, whole genome shotgun sequence, a single window of DNA contains:
- the LOC122034291 gene encoding UDP-N-acetylglucosamine transporter ROCK1-like, producing MATAGAPVKRKAPTSSDATSARVWLYLALLTLQYGAQPLLSKRFTGKDVIVTSSVLSCELAKVICAILLLAKGGNLKKQFKQWRLVNALTASGLPAAIYALQNSLLQISYKNLDSLTFSILNQTKLLFTAFFTYLILGHKQSQRQFGALMLLVVAATLLSIGASSGKGSNSSDSDLVLLYGIIPVMVASVLSGLASALCQWASQVKKHTSYLMTIEMSFVGIFCMLASTFKSPDGELIRKYGFFHGWTVWTWIPVVMNAVGGILVGLVTAHAGGVKKGFVIVSALLVTALLQFIFDGEPPSVHCLVALPLVISSIVIYQKYPYVARKKED from the exons ATGGCTACCGCCGGTGCTCCGGTGAAGAGAAAGGCCCCGACGAGTTCCGATGCCACAAGCGCGAGAGTGTGGCTTTACCTCGCACTCCTCACCCTCCAGTACGGCGCGCAACCGCTCCTCTCCAAACGCTTTACCGG AAAAGATGTTATTGTTACTTCATCTGTACTATCATGTGAGCTGGCGAAG GTTATTTGTGCTATTCTTCTTTTAGCAAAAGGAGGTAatttgaagaagcaatttaagcaGTGGAGGTTGGTTAATGCATTGACTGCATCTGGCCTTCCAGCAGCCATTTATGCATTGCAGAATAGCTTGTTGCAGATATCATACAAGAATCTTGATTCACTGACGTTTTCAATCCTTAACCAGACAAAGCTACTTTTCACAGCCTTTTTTACTTACCTTATTTTGGG GCACAAACAATCACAACGGCAATTTGGAGCTCTTATGTTGTTAGTTGTTGCTGCCACTCTTTTGAGCATTGGCGCGAGTTCTGGCAAGGGTTCCAATAGCAGTGATTCTGATCTGGTTTTGCTTTATGGAATTATTCCTGTCATGGTCGCTTCTGTTCTTTCTGGCTTGGCTTCTGCTTTGTGCCAGTGGGCATCTCAG GTGAAGAAACACACATCCTATTTAATGACAATAGAAATGTCATTTGTTGGCATTTTCTGCATGTTGGCAAGTACTTTTAAGTCTCCTGATGGTGAGTTGATAAGAAAATACGGATTTTTTCATGGTTGGACAGTGTGGACTTGG ATACCAGTAGTGATGAATGCTGTTGGAGGGATTCTCGTGGGACTTGTCACTGCTCACGCCGGAGGTGTTAAAAAG GGCTTCGTCATCGTATCTGCATTGCTTGTAACTGCATTGCTGCAGTTTATTTTTGACGGGGAGCCGCCCTCGGTGCACTGCCTTGTGGCTCTACCTCTTGTCATTAGTAGCATTGTCATATACCAGAAGTATCCATATGTTGCGAGAAAGAAGGAAGATTGA